From Pontibacter actiniarum, a single genomic window includes:
- a CDS encoding type IX secretion system membrane protein PorP/SprF — protein sequence MNKPLILILSLFFAVAQLAVGQQRPQYSQYMLNNYLLNPAISGIEDYADVRLSHRRQWVGLEGAPSTYYVSVHTPLNKGASGNKYHRALAHHGVGATLHTDKTGPLRRTGLSVSYAYHLPLTTSINVSAGVATGLIRNSINASELDFSNDNDPLAGGGDINNTMLDLNLGLWLYSRNFSVGVSGAQLLKNAGSFGDGVVSSDEATLELQRHYFITASYRLEPTESLDVIPSVMLKLADPSPASIDASLRVMYDERFWVGGSYRHNDALVAMVGVYISPLLDLSYSYDFTTSDLNNVSAGTHEVVLGFKLLNNRRIICPQWVW from the coding sequence ATGAACAAGCCGCTTATACTTATACTTTCCCTGTTCTTTGCTGTGGCGCAGCTGGCTGTGGGGCAGCAACGCCCGCAGTACAGCCAGTACATGCTCAACAACTACCTGCTCAACCCGGCTATCTCAGGCATTGAGGATTATGCTGATGTCCGGCTGAGCCACCGGCGGCAGTGGGTCGGGCTGGAGGGGGCCCCTAGCACGTACTACGTGTCGGTGCACACGCCGCTGAACAAGGGTGCTTCGGGCAACAAGTATCACCGGGCGCTGGCGCACCATGGTGTGGGCGCGACACTTCACACCGACAAGACGGGGCCTCTGCGCCGCACAGGCCTCAGCGTGTCCTACGCCTACCACCTGCCCCTCACCACAAGTATAAACGTTTCGGCGGGCGTGGCTACCGGCCTTATCCGCAACTCGATCAACGCAAGCGAGCTGGACTTTTCGAACGACAACGACCCCCTGGCCGGAGGGGGCGACATAAACAACACCATGCTGGACCTAAACCTGGGCCTGTGGCTGTACTCCCGTAACTTCTCGGTGGGCGTGTCCGGGGCGCAGCTGCTGAAAAACGCGGGCAGTTTCGGCGACGGTGTGGTGAGTAGCGACGAGGCGACCCTGGAGCTGCAGCGCCACTACTTTATCACCGCCAGTTACCGCCTGGAGCCAACAGAAAGCCTTGATGTGATACCGTCGGTGATGCTGAAACTTGCCGACCCGAGCCCCGCCTCTATCGATGCCAGCTTGCGGGTGATGTATGACGAGCGCTTTTGGGTAGGAGGCTCCTACCGGCACAACGACGCGTTGGTGGCCATGGTCGGCGTATACATCAGCCCCCTGCTAGATCTCTCCTACTCCTACGACTTCACTACCTCTGACCTCAACAACGTGAGCGCAGGCACCCACGAAGTGGTGCTTGGCTTCAAGCTCCTAAACAACAGGCGCATCATCTGCCCGCAATGGGTGTGGTAG
- a CDS encoding gliding motility-associated C-terminal domain-containing protein translates to MRLPIHKRFYPVFALLYLLLVSAIPLQAKDCEAPAITTDKTSICSGETTTLILDPTPSYSIQSYAWFRDDNADGVFEPVTGGTNSSLTVSTAGMYYVVVESAECDNSPLTSNQVQVNVTEKPSTPIISLDPPSGAICGGDAVAFRVDFPEEGVEYVWRVDGADPKSGTEVSYTFEAFGTGTRDFTVSVEAIRQPGACRTLEEVEITVKETPEIDFGEVNEFTVCLPDSVEPADTVVVAQLVNNIQEPYLSSIAAYYIDWGDGNGEVRYSGQAGLFPEKGPAYEDYGEYPITIRVEATNGCEATFSQPFYYGKDPKANFTTGKEAVGTPQSCTPVIWSFGDSTTVGDSLAKDLTYKWEIKDQMNIGGWEVKLGESLTEDTLRVQFNNSGVFEVQLIVTNACDSDTTSQSIVVGYPQVQLTGDIVACGDTTVKYDQTLVFFDANFGNTVTYEWFVNGRLASNEQFPSLDFPRPGTYNVEARITNECGSSDDLGQKAPPQVVTILPVPGAPLINDITTCSGDSALLAPSGPGASYNFYDAGGNLVFTGPEYKTPPLTGPTTFQVETIDQNNCPSDRVTVNVNVVPPIDNNTIEGTQSICVGDAPDPLTGRQPNGGLSSSYVYTWQISTTGPSSGFSRATGTSNSQGYTPQSLGQTSWFRRVVNSGSCTADTSAAVKVTVVPRIENNTISEDQEICANEKPAILVGERPTGGDGTFLNIIWEVSTEGPDQGFVPAPGANAGENYDPGVLAQDSWFRRVVESGGCRVASDPVMITVYDELENNTVSIEEDEICTGTAPGVINGTEPTGGSGSYTYLWESSTAGPNAGFTAAAGTNNGQSYSPGRLARTTWFRRVVSSAACSADTSAVLSITVNPGVRNNTITATQTEVCTGQVPEPITGSMPTDGAGGYTYLWESSTIGPNSGFVQAAGTNDAQDYTATPLNRDTWFRRVVFSGGCSDTSEVVGITVLPIPATPTVVASNATACVNGSATLTVANPDGLEYRWYTSSTGGSPVFIGSEFTLDNVTQSATYYVEAVNDQECASVSRAPATVTVVAVEASAGENVTVIQGQTVELRGSGGATYLWEPATYLNNPNIPNPIARPDKTITYTVTVTSEEGCVDTASVTVEVIPALQIPNAFTPNGDNVNEVWEIENYANYPDMRVEVFNRWGNKVFSSKGYGVPWDGTYNGEELPVATYYYLIYLRSINDEPISGNVTIIR, encoded by the coding sequence ATGCGTCTCCCTATACACAAGCGCTTTTATCCTGTATTTGCGCTCCTGTACCTGCTACTGGTATCGGCCATCCCCCTGCAGGCGAAGGACTGCGAGGCCCCTGCCATTACTACCGATAAAACCTCCATTTGTAGTGGCGAAACGACCACGCTGATCCTGGACCCCACCCCTTCCTATAGCATCCAATCCTACGCGTGGTTTCGGGATGACAATGCAGACGGTGTTTTTGAGCCTGTGACTGGCGGCACCAACAGCTCCCTTACGGTAAGTACAGCAGGTATGTATTACGTTGTCGTGGAGAGCGCTGAGTGCGACAACAGCCCGCTGACCTCCAACCAGGTACAGGTAAACGTAACGGAAAAGCCTTCCACGCCAATCATATCCCTTGATCCTCCTTCTGGCGCAATTTGTGGCGGCGACGCAGTGGCGTTCCGCGTGGATTTCCCGGAGGAGGGCGTTGAGTACGTCTGGCGGGTAGACGGGGCAGACCCAAAGTCTGGCACGGAGGTGAGCTATACCTTTGAGGCCTTTGGAACGGGCACCAGGGACTTTACTGTGTCAGTTGAGGCCATACGCCAGCCAGGTGCCTGCCGTACGCTGGAGGAGGTAGAGATCACAGTGAAAGAAACCCCGGAGATAGACTTTGGGGAAGTGAATGAGTTTACCGTCTGCCTGCCAGACTCTGTAGAACCGGCCGATACCGTTGTGGTGGCGCAGCTGGTCAACAACATTCAGGAGCCGTACCTGTCCAGTATTGCCGCTTATTATATTGACTGGGGCGACGGGAACGGAGAAGTGCGCTATAGCGGCCAGGCCGGGCTCTTCCCGGAAAAAGGCCCTGCCTACGAAGACTACGGTGAATACCCGATCACGATCCGGGTGGAGGCAACCAATGGGTGCGAGGCCACTTTTTCGCAGCCCTTCTACTACGGCAAAGATCCCAAAGCAAATTTCACGACAGGCAAGGAAGCCGTGGGTACCCCGCAAAGCTGCACCCCTGTCATATGGTCCTTCGGAGACAGTACCACCGTTGGCGATAGCCTGGCCAAAGATTTGACCTACAAGTGGGAGATCAAAGACCAGATGAACATCGGCGGGTGGGAGGTAAAACTGGGGGAGAGCCTGACGGAGGATACCCTGCGGGTGCAGTTCAATAACTCGGGTGTGTTTGAAGTGCAGCTGATTGTTACAAATGCCTGCGACTCCGATACTACTTCACAGAGCATTGTGGTGGGCTATCCGCAGGTGCAGCTCACAGGAGACATCGTTGCCTGCGGCGATACCACCGTCAAGTATGACCAGACCCTGGTGTTCTTCGACGCCAACTTTGGCAACACCGTTACCTACGAGTGGTTTGTGAACGGCAGGCTTGCCTCCAACGAGCAGTTCCCCTCACTGGACTTCCCGAGGCCCGGCACCTACAATGTGGAGGCCCGGATAACGAACGAGTGCGGCTCCAGTGACGACCTGGGGCAAAAAGCGCCGCCGCAGGTCGTTACCATACTTCCGGTGCCAGGCGCTCCGCTTATCAACGACATCACGACCTGCTCCGGCGACAGTGCCTTACTGGCCCCGTCAGGGCCAGGTGCCAGCTATAACTTCTACGATGCGGGAGGTAACCTGGTGTTTACGGGGCCGGAGTACAAAACGCCTCCGCTCACAGGCCCAACTACCTTTCAGGTAGAAACCATTGACCAGAACAACTGCCCCAGCGACCGTGTAACGGTTAACGTAAACGTGGTGCCCCCTATCGACAACAACACCATTGAGGGCACCCAGAGTATATGCGTGGGGGATGCGCCTGACCCGCTAACAGGCCGCCAGCCCAACGGCGGCCTCAGCAGCAGCTATGTGTATACGTGGCAGATCAGCACCACCGGTCCCTCCTCCGGCTTTTCCAGGGCCACCGGCACGAGCAACAGCCAAGGCTATACACCGCAGTCTTTGGGGCAAACCTCCTGGTTCCGGCGCGTGGTAAACTCTGGCAGCTGTACCGCCGATACGAGCGCGGCTGTGAAGGTGACGGTAGTGCCCCGGATTGAGAACAACACAATAAGCGAAGACCAGGAGATTTGTGCCAACGAGAAACCGGCTATCCTGGTGGGGGAGCGTCCGACGGGTGGCGACGGTACTTTCCTCAACATCATTTGGGAGGTAAGCACCGAAGGCCCGGACCAAGGCTTTGTACCGGCTCCGGGCGCCAACGCAGGTGAAAACTACGATCCAGGCGTGTTGGCGCAAGACAGCTGGTTCCGTCGGGTGGTGGAGTCGGGAGGATGCCGTGTCGCATCTGATCCGGTCATGATTACGGTATATGACGAGCTGGAGAACAACACCGTCAGCATAGAGGAGGACGAAATCTGTACCGGCACCGCTCCCGGTGTGATAAACGGCACAGAGCCGACAGGTGGCAGCGGAAGCTACACATACCTGTGGGAGAGCAGTACGGCCGGCCCTAACGCTGGCTTTACGGCGGCGGCAGGCACTAACAACGGCCAGAGTTACTCCCCGGGCAGATTGGCCCGCACAACCTGGTTTCGGCGCGTGGTGAGCTCTGCGGCATGTAGTGCCGATACCAGTGCAGTTCTGTCCATTACGGTTAACCCCGGCGTGCGCAACAATACGATCACGGCCACGCAGACAGAAGTCTGCACAGGGCAGGTGCCGGAGCCGATAACCGGCAGCATGCCAACGGACGGCGCCGGCGGTTATACTTATCTGTGGGAAAGCAGCACCATCGGCCCGAACAGCGGCTTTGTACAGGCAGCGGGCACAAACGATGCGCAGGACTACACGGCAACGCCGCTAAACCGCGACACCTGGTTCCGAAGAGTGGTCTTCTCCGGCGGCTGCTCAGACACATCCGAAGTGGTCGGCATTACGGTGCTGCCTATCCCGGCCACGCCAACGGTGGTGGCCAGCAACGCCACTGCTTGCGTTAACGGCTCGGCTACCCTGACGGTGGCCAACCCGGACGGGCTGGAATACCGGTGGTACACTTCGTCCACAGGCGGTTCACCCGTGTTTATCGGCTCAGAGTTTACCCTGGATAACGTCACCCAGTCTGCCACCTACTATGTAGAGGCCGTTAATGACCAGGAGTGCGCCAGTGTGTCGCGTGCGCCGGCAACCGTGACCGTGGTGGCAGTGGAGGCCAGTGCCGGGGAGAACGTAACAGTGATACAGGGGCAGACAGTGGAGCTGCGCGGCTCCGGCGGTGCCACCTACCTGTGGGAGCCGGCCACTTACCTTAACAACCCCAATATCCCGAATCCTATTGCCAGGCCGGATAAGACCATTACCTATACCGTGACTGTGACTTCGGAAGAAGGCTGCGTGGACACCGCCAGCGTAACGGTGGAGGTGATCCCGGCGCTGCAGATACCCAATGCCTTTACACCCAACGGTGATAACGTGAATGAGGTGTGGGAGATAGAGAACTACGCGAACTACCCTGATATGCGGGTGGAGGTGTTTAACCGCTGGGGCAACAAGGTCTTCAGCTCTAAAGGATACGGCGTGCCTTGGGACGGCACCTATAACGGGGAGGAGCTGCCAGTGGCAACGTACTACTACCTTATCTACCTCCGCAGCATTAACGATGAGCCGATTTCCGGAAACGTGACCATTATCCGATAA
- a CDS encoding DUF4249 family protein, translated as MMPSSPDKLFVEGYLSPGVPIQLSLIRSSSLRESLSVQLVWNAKAELVLADTAVVLQNILYRGKESIRLINYVNTYRLPTELSGDSLRLRIVTEGGGDTLYAATPLVEQVRIDGWELKEKMISVSCPNSAKEDGRYYGVYLEYELEGEVKRKSEYYDYSSVQDKQLTFQLDVPSGKRAYRLILYRITAANYSFQRTLQQASRASVDPFEPPVALPTNVQGGQGIFTYITADTLYIK; from the coding sequence ATGATGCCTTCCAGCCCAGACAAGCTTTTTGTAGAAGGCTACCTGTCGCCAGGAGTCCCCATACAGCTCAGCCTGATACGCAGCAGCAGTCTGCGAGAGAGCCTGTCGGTCCAGCTCGTGTGGAATGCAAAGGCCGAGCTTGTGCTTGCTGATACGGCTGTTGTGTTGCAGAACATCCTTTACAGAGGTAAAGAGAGCATCAGGTTAATAAACTACGTCAATACCTACCGCTTGCCTACGGAGTTATCGGGAGACTCCCTGCGCCTGCGGATCGTTACGGAGGGCGGAGGTGACACTCTTTACGCTGCAACCCCTTTAGTGGAGCAGGTGCGAATAGATGGCTGGGAGCTTAAAGAGAAGATGATCTCTGTTAGCTGCCCGAACAGCGCAAAAGAGGATGGCCGCTACTATGGGGTGTATCTGGAGTATGAGCTGGAGGGAGAGGTAAAGCGTAAGTCAGAATACTATGACTACTCTTCTGTGCAGGACAAGCAACTGACATTTCAGTTAGACGTGCCTTCCGGGAAACGAGCCTATCGACTCATTCTGTACCGGATCACGGCTGCCAACTATAGCTTTCAGCGTACGCTGCAGCAGGCCTCACGTGCCAGTGTGGATCCGTTTGAGCCGCCCGTGGCGCTGCCAACAAACGTGCAGGGTGGGCAGGGCATCTTTACCTATATCACAGCAGACACGCTGTACATAAAATGA
- a CDS encoding TonB-dependent receptor plug domain-containing protein has translation MFDAETRYPLPDVLISTATAKAASDGEGRFSLPADALAVGAVLISFNHPRYQDTSVLVHQPTVLRLYLSPGAVSLSEVEVVAVEGVGTEVSKLDRKELESISKPLGEADLIRALQYKPGVLQTGETQTGLFVRGGANSQTAILLQGVPVFNSAHLLGINSSLDPDAYESVSLTTGGFRANMGGWLSAYLQAEPRAVDISDQQLKVGVGVLSSEIGYQQHLARYKTSIYAKAKSSYYQLLAKAYKQLHQDKGEETPLPDYAFADLNLQAYTSLPKGSLSVAVFRSQDRYDGTTDRLSLAATWGNQLVSARWKHRLGPAWLELVQGYSRYAFAMEHQRQETDVVDQATTGYFSNILFGLPLGSRGFFEAGAFLQHTQADMSTVQKDRQGRLLQKTGLTEKSTVSGAFSQAQLTFGKLTYVAGARLHTDLKKPYLAPRLKVELTNSGWASSLYYDRTYQFHHQVNVLGVNMPFDFLRLAPGKLPVQRSDQVGVAVNRLFNGAKVTAGAYHRWLDGQLYYANASTLLTDFEQDFESHTGRAYGIELEVQASWSKFSFAGGYTLAYSKLAQVNEFGERLWVYPVQDVRHQVNATWQYSFNKNWQLAGQWFLQTGSPYTFPVSIVPVQGMTPRATQRIVPGFERFNNIRTPVRHRLDVGVTYKKKHKKSLSEWNVGVYNLYNRANPYFLYFGVSRQEDGTGKIVAKQRSFLPLTPTLRYTCTFDL, from the coding sequence CTCTTCCGGATGTACTGATTAGCACAGCTACTGCTAAAGCCGCCAGTGATGGTGAGGGGCGTTTCTCCCTGCCTGCCGATGCGCTTGCCGTAGGAGCTGTGCTGATAAGCTTTAACCACCCCCGCTATCAGGACACCAGTGTGCTGGTTCACCAGCCTACGGTGTTAAGGCTGTACCTGAGCCCCGGAGCAGTAAGTTTGTCAGAAGTAGAGGTTGTAGCCGTAGAGGGGGTTGGTACTGAGGTCTCTAAGCTTGATAGGAAGGAGCTGGAGAGTATAAGCAAACCGCTTGGGGAGGCTGATCTGATCAGGGCACTGCAGTATAAGCCTGGTGTGCTGCAAACTGGAGAAACCCAAACCGGCCTTTTTGTTCGGGGTGGCGCTAACTCACAGACGGCTATTCTGCTGCAGGGCGTGCCAGTTTTTAACTCCGCACATTTATTAGGTATCAACAGTTCGCTTGACCCTGATGCTTACGAGTCGGTTTCGCTGACCACGGGAGGCTTTCGGGCAAATATGGGCGGCTGGCTATCGGCCTATCTGCAGGCGGAGCCACGCGCTGTGGATATATCCGATCAGCAGCTTAAAGTAGGGGTTGGGGTGTTGAGTTCAGAAATAGGCTATCAGCAGCACCTGGCGCGCTACAAAACCAGTATATACGCCAAAGCAAAGTCTTCTTACTACCAGCTCCTGGCGAAGGCTTACAAACAACTGCACCAGGATAAGGGGGAGGAGACCCCGCTGCCGGATTATGCTTTCGCTGACCTCAACCTGCAGGCATATACCTCGCTGCCGAAGGGAAGCCTTTCTGTGGCAGTCTTTAGAAGCCAAGACAGGTACGATGGAACCACAGACCGGCTCTCGCTTGCTGCAACTTGGGGTAATCAACTCGTATCAGCCCGTTGGAAACACAGGCTAGGCCCCGCTTGGCTGGAGCTTGTGCAAGGGTACAGCCGCTATGCCTTTGCCATGGAGCATCAGCGGCAGGAAACTGACGTTGTAGACCAAGCCACCACAGGTTACTTTTCTAACATTTTGTTTGGCCTGCCTCTCGGGAGTAGGGGCTTTTTCGAGGCAGGAGCCTTTCTGCAGCACACGCAGGCGGATATGTCCACCGTTCAAAAAGACAGGCAAGGCAGACTGTTGCAGAAAACCGGCCTTACAGAGAAGTCAACGGTGAGTGGAGCGTTTTCGCAGGCCCAGCTTACGTTTGGCAAACTTACCTATGTGGCTGGTGCGCGCTTGCATACAGACTTAAAGAAGCCCTACCTGGCCCCCCGCCTGAAGGTCGAGCTTACGAACAGCGGCTGGGCCTCCAGTCTCTACTACGATCGCACCTATCAGTTTCACCACCAGGTGAACGTGCTTGGTGTCAACATGCCCTTTGATTTTCTCAGGCTGGCCCCGGGCAAGCTTCCTGTGCAACGATCGGATCAGGTTGGGGTGGCGGTGAATAGGCTTTTTAACGGGGCCAAGGTTACTGCAGGCGCTTATCACCGCTGGCTCGATGGACAACTCTACTATGCCAATGCCTCGACTCTGCTCACAGACTTTGAACAAGATTTCGAGTCCCATACTGGCCGGGCCTATGGTATAGAGTTGGAGGTGCAGGCAAGCTGGAGCAAATTTTCGTTTGCGGGAGGCTATACGCTTGCTTACAGCAAGCTGGCACAGGTCAATGAGTTTGGGGAGCGGCTGTGGGTGTACCCAGTGCAGGATGTGCGGCATCAGGTTAACGCCACATGGCAGTACAGCTTTAACAAAAACTGGCAATTAGCCGGCCAGTGGTTCCTGCAGACGGGGAGCCCCTATACCTTTCCTGTAAGCATCGTTCCGGTACAGGGAATGACACCGAGAGCAACACAACGGATCGTTCCTGGCTTTGAGCGCTTTAATAACATCCGTACCCCTGTCCGGCACCGGCTTGATGTAGGCGTAACCTATAAAAAGAAACACAAGAAGAGCCTTTCCGAATGGAATGTAGGCGTTTACAACCTATACAACCGTGCCAACCCGTACTTCCTGTACTTTGGGGTGAGCCGCCAGGAAGACGGCACTGGTAAGATTGTAGCCAAACAGCGTTCATTCCTTCCTCTTACCCCTACCCTACGCTACACATGCACCTTCGACTTATAA